A genome region from Schistocerca nitens isolate TAMUIC-IGC-003100 chromosome 4, iqSchNite1.1, whole genome shotgun sequence includes the following:
- the LOC126253571 gene encoding uncharacterized protein LOC126253571 isoform X3 — protein sequence MLSLWACSHNLAENSFSVRNYELLNGYETKRICPYGCISVHRSQRMASVSTELPLHCWISATSVSDIFKVCRTFCLH from the exons ATGTTAAGCCTGTGGGCGTGCAGCCATAACCTGGCTGAGAATTCTTTTAGTGTCAGGAATTACGAACTGCTTAATGGTTACGAAACTAAACGAATCTGTCCATACGGATGCATAAG TGTTCACAGGTCCCAGCGCATGGCATCCGTCTCTACAGAGCTGCCACTACATTGCTGGATCTCTGCAACCTCAGTTTCAGATATCTTCAAAGTGTGCAGAACCTTTTGTTTGCACTAA
- the LOC126253571 gene encoding longitudinals lacking protein-like isoform X2, with amino-acid sequence MSLCSGPSAWHPSLQSCHYIAGSLQPQFQISSKCAEPFVCTNCGKHYRFKGNLQRHVKHECGKLPQFQCPYCPRQSTQKSNLIRHIKKFHPMEPIV; translated from the exons ATGAGTTTATGCAGTG GTCCCAGCGCATGGCATCCGTCTCTACAGAGCTGCCACTACATTGCTGGATCTCTGCAACCTCAGTTTCAGATATCTTCAAAGTGTGCAGAACCTTTTGTTTGCACTAATTGTGGCAAACATTACCGCTTTAAGGGGAACTTGCAACGACATGTGAAACATGAGTGTGGCAAGTTGCCACAGTTTCAGTGTCCCTACTGCCCGAGGCAGAGCACTCAAAAGAGCAATCTGATTCGCCATATTAAAAAGTTTCATCCTATGGAACCGATTGTATAA
- the LOC126253571 gene encoding longitudinals lacking protein-like isoform X1, which yields MSLCSVFTGPSAWHPSLQSCHYIAGSLQPQFQISSKCAEPFVCTNCGKHYRFKGNLQRHVKHECGKLPQFQCPYCPRQSTQKSNLIRHIKKFHPMEPIV from the exons ATGAGTTTATGCAGTG TGTTCACAGGTCCCAGCGCATGGCATCCGTCTCTACAGAGCTGCCACTACATTGCTGGATCTCTGCAACCTCAGTTTCAGATATCTTCAAAGTGTGCAGAACCTTTTGTTTGCACTAATTGTGGCAAACATTACCGCTTTAAGGGGAACTTGCAACGACATGTGAAACATGAGTGTGGCAAGTTGCCACAGTTTCAGTGTCCCTACTGCCCGAGGCAGAGCACTCAAAAGAGCAATCTGATTCGCCATATTAAAAAGTTTCATCCTATGGAACCGATTGTATAA